The Metabacillus litoralis genome contains a region encoding:
- a CDS encoding helix-turn-helix transcriptional regulator → MSLIELNKRQEQIVEIVKANGPITGEQIADQLNLTRATLRPDLAILTMAGYLEARPRVGYYFTGKTNTHLIMEELKSLQVKDYQSIPIVVNVNVSVYDAICMMFLEDVGTLFVVDEQSHLIGVLSRKDLLRTSIGKQELTTIPVNIIMTRMPNITVCRPEDYIIDVAQVLIEKQIDGLPVVKDTDQGLEVIGRITKTNMTKILVSFLNE, encoded by the coding sequence GTGAGTCTTATAGAACTAAATAAAAGGCAAGAACAAATTGTCGAAATCGTTAAAGCTAATGGTCCAATTACAGGCGAACAAATTGCTGATCAATTAAATTTAACGAGAGCTACCCTTCGTCCGGATTTAGCTATTTTGACAATGGCTGGATATCTAGAGGCACGACCACGTGTAGGATATTATTTCACAGGTAAAACAAATACCCATTTGATTATGGAAGAGCTAAAGAGTCTTCAAGTTAAAGACTATCAATCCATTCCAATTGTTGTAAATGTTAATGTTTCTGTTTATGATGCCATATGTATGATGTTCCTAGAAGATGTTGGAACACTATTTGTAGTTGATGAACAATCGCACTTAATAGGAGTTCTTTCTCGTAAGGATTTACTTCGAACAAGTATTGGAAAGCAGGAACTTACGACGATCCCGGTAAATATTATCATGACACGAATGCCAAATATAACTGTTTGTAGACCTGAAGATTATATTATAGACGTAGCTCAAGTTCTCATAGAAAAACAAATCGATGGTTTACCGGTTGTAAAAGATACAGATCAGGGTCTTGAAGTTATTGGGAGAATTACGAAAACAAATATGACGAAAATACTTGTTAGCTTTCTTAATGAATAA
- a CDS encoding pyruvate, water dikinase regulatory protein: protein MSYQLIYVVSDSVGETAELVVKAAASQFNGASANTKIKRIPYVEDRGTIIEVLSLAKQEKAIVCFTLVVPELREFLIEEATRQGVVYYDIIGPLIDKMETSYGITAKYEPGRVRKLDDDYFKKVEAIEFAVKYDDGRDPRGILKADIVLIGVSRTSKTPLSQYLAHKRFKVANVPIVPEVEPPEELYKVSAQKCIGLRIMPEKLNNIRKERLKSLGLNDEAFYANIDRIKEELNYFDKVVEKIGCKVVDVSNKAVEETANIIANFMNNQN from the coding sequence ATGAGTTATCAATTGATTTATGTAGTTTCGGACTCTGTAGGTGAAACTGCTGAACTAGTAGTTAAGGCAGCGGCAAGTCAATTTAATGGAGCATCAGCTAATACGAAAATCAAAAGAATTCCCTACGTTGAGGATAGAGGAACAATTATTGAGGTTCTTTCGTTGGCAAAGCAGGAAAAAGCTATTGTGTGCTTCACATTAGTTGTACCAGAATTAAGAGAATTTCTAATTGAAGAAGCAACTAGACAAGGTGTTGTTTATTATGACATCATTGGTCCTCTTATTGATAAGATGGAAACTTCATATGGGATAACTGCAAAATATGAGCCAGGAAGAGTACGAAAGTTAGACGATGATTATTTTAAAAAGGTTGAAGCTATTGAATTTGCTGTTAAATACGATGATGGCCGTGACCCAAGAGGAATATTAAAGGCTGATATTGTTTTAATAGGCGTGTCCAGAACTTCTAAAACTCCACTTTCTCAGTATTTAGCTCATAAGCGGTTCAAAGTGGCAAATGTACCGATTGTTCCAGAGGTTGAGCCACCTGAAGAGCTTTATAAGGTCTCAGCACAAAAGTGTATCGGATTACGTATCATGCCGGAGAAATTAAACAATATCCGTAAAGAAAGGCTAAAATCATTAGGTTTAAATGATGAGGCCTTTTATGCGAATATTGATCGCATTAAAGAGGAATTGAATTATTTTGATAAAGTGGTTGAAAAAATAGGCTGTAAGGTTGTGGATGTTTCAAATAAGGCGGTTGAGGAAACGGCAAATATTATTGCTAACTTTATGAATAACCAAAATT